The bacterium genome has a window encoding:
- a CDS encoding RNA polymerase subunit sigma-24 gives MRDADARLVERARAGDASAFEQLVRRHLRAAYAVALSVVREPADAEDVCQDAFLTALERIEECRRPDRFAAWLLQIVRNRALNLRRAQSVRSALPLENVVGMAGRHDTGHQAERSELRDRLLAAMEDLSYPQRAALLLHDLEGWRHREVAEHLGVPESTARAYLFQARRRLRARLGAELMEEG, from the coding sequence ATGCGTGATGCCGATGCCCGGCTGGTCGAGCGTGCGCGCGCCGGCGATGCCTCCGCCTTCGAGCAGCTCGTGCGGCGTCATCTGCGGGCGGCGTACGCCGTCGCGCTGAGCGTGGTGCGGGAGCCGGCGGACGCGGAGGACGTCTGTCAGGACGCGTTCCTCACGGCGTTGGAGCGCATCGAGGAGTGCAGGCGGCCGGATCGCTTTGCGGCGTGGCTGCTCCAGATCGTCCGCAACCGCGCGCTCAACCTCCGGCGTGCGCAGTCGGTGCGCTCGGCGTTGCCGCTCGAGAACGTCGTGGGCATGGCGGGGCGACACGACACAGGCCACCAGGCCGAACGGTCCGAGCTGCGGGATCGGCTGCTGGCGGCCATGGAGGACCTGAGCTACCCACAGCGCGCGGCGCTGCTGCTCCACGACCTGGAGGGCTGGCGGCACCGGGAGGTGGCCGAGCACCTGGGAGTGCCGGAGAGCACTGCGCGCGCCTACCTGTTCCAGGCGCGCAGGAGACTTCGCGCCCGACTCGGCGCCGAGCTGATGGAGGAGGGCTGA
- a CDS encoding amidohydrolase, producing the protein MNITPSRVLARASVAAHGSLLLVLAACTAPAPTPEADLLILNARVYTLTWGEPAVDGTPAADAPYDPLAGWRPDAEAVAVRDGRILFVGSNADAERFRGERTQVLDAAGGTLIPGLIDAHVHLASLGASLAQVDLVGVETELEAVERVAARAAQVPPGEWIIGYGWDEGAWADRYPDHRLLSERVPDHPVYLRGLRGFAGWVNRLALERAGITRHTRAPRGGQIRRDRNGEPTGVLLDRAVSLVEAVIPPPTPAAVESQIVAALEEVVRSGYTMVHEAGADSLTLAVLQRLDSAGRLPVRVVVMLSARDTALVDAWLERGPDTARTAMLRVAGVKAFYDGALGSRGAWLLEDYTDLPGHRGVDREGYGFDEQRITALLRAGFQISIHAIGDAANRAALDYFARAFRAAPEAREGRHRIEHAQVVHSRDVRRFGELGIIASMQPAHAVEDKAWAEARLGPHRISGAYAWRTLRRGGARLVLSSDLPASDHDIFYGLHSAITRRDREFQPPMGWYADQRLQPEEAVRGYTTWAAYASHLETEAGEIAAGKLADLTLLDVDPFVAGTLDPARLLDGRVIATIVGGVVRYRDDAVVMAGR; encoded by the coding sequence ATGAACATCACGCCCTCGCGCGTGCTCGCGCGCGCATCCGTTGCGGCCCACGGCTCGTTGTTGCTGGTGCTTGCCGCCTGCACGGCGCCCGCCCCGACGCCGGAGGCGGACCTCCTGATCCTCAACGCACGGGTCTACACGCTGACCTGGGGCGAGCCGGCGGTGGACGGCACACCGGCGGCGGACGCGCCGTACGACCCGCTCGCGGGCTGGCGCCCCGATGCGGAGGCCGTCGCGGTGCGCGACGGGCGCATCCTCTTCGTGGGTTCGAACGCGGATGCGGAGCGTTTCAGGGGCGAGCGGACGCAGGTGCTGGACGCCGCGGGCGGCACGCTGATCCCCGGGCTGATCGACGCCCACGTCCACCTGGCCAGCCTCGGCGCTTCGCTGGCGCAGGTGGACCTGGTGGGCGTGGAGACCGAGCTGGAAGCGGTGGAGCGCGTCGCGGCGCGGGCGGCGCAGGTGCCGCCGGGTGAGTGGATCATCGGGTACGGTTGGGACGAAGGGGCGTGGGCGGATCGGTACCCCGATCACCGCCTGTTGAGCGAGCGCGTGCCCGACCACCCCGTGTACCTGAGGGGGCTGCGCGGGTTCGCGGGTTGGGTGAACCGGTTGGCGCTGGAGCGGGCGGGGATCACGCGGCACACGCGCGCGCCCCGGGGCGGGCAGATCCGCCGTGACCGCAACGGCGAGCCCACGGGCGTGCTCCTGGACCGGGCAGTGTCGCTCGTGGAGGCGGTGATCCCCCCGCCCACACCTGCGGCGGTCGAATCGCAGATTGTCGCGGCGCTGGAGGAAGTCGTCCGTTCCGGTTACACGATGGTGCACGAGGCCGGCGCGGACTCGCTCACCCTCGCGGTGCTGCAGCGGCTGGACTCGGCGGGCAGGCTGCCGGTGCGGGTGGTCGTCATGCTGTCCGCACGGGACACCGCGCTCGTGGATGCTTGGCTCGAACGCGGGCCCGACACCGCGCGCACCGCGATGCTGCGCGTGGCGGGGGTCAAGGCGTTCTACGACGGCGCACTGGGCTCCCGCGGCGCGTGGCTCCTGGAGGATTACACCGACCTGCCCGGGCACCGGGGCGTGGACCGGGAAGGGTACGGGTTCGACGAGCAGCGGATCACGGCGCTGCTGCGGGCCGGCTTCCAGATTTCGATCCACGCGATCGGGGATGCAGCGAACCGAGCGGCGCTGGACTACTTCGCGCGCGCGTTCCGGGCGGCGCCGGAAGCACGCGAGGGACGCCACCGCATCGAGCACGCGCAGGTCGTGCATTCCCGGGACGTGCGGCGGTTCGGTGAGCTGGGCATCATCGCATCAATGCAGCCGGCCCATGCGGTGGAAGACAAGGCGTGGGCGGAGGCCCGACTCGGCCCGCACCGGATCTCGGGCGCCTATGCGTGGCGCACGCTGCGCCGCGGGGGCGCGCGGCTCGTGCTCAGCTCCGACCTACCCGCCTCCGACCACGACATCTTCTACGGCCTACATTCCGCGATCACCCGGAGGGATCGGGAGTTCCAGCCGCCGATGGGTTGGTACGCGGACCAGCGCCTCCAGCCCGAGGAGGCGGTCCGAGGTTATACGACCTGGGCGGCGTACGCGTCCCACCTGGAGACGGAAGCGGGAGAGATCGCGGCCGGGAAGCTGGCCGACCTCACGCTGCTGGACGTGGATCCGTTCGTCGCGGGCACGCTCGATCCCGCGCGCCTGCTGGACGGCCGTGTCATCGCCACCATCGTCGGGGGCGTGGTGAGGTACAGGGACGATGCTGTGGTGATGGCCGGACGGTGA
- a CDS encoding phosphopyruvate hydratase produces the protein MSAIREVRAREILDSRGNPTVEADVVLESGAVGRAAVPSGASTGEFEALELRDGDRNRYGGKGVLQAVANVNTRIAPAVRGLEASDQRAVDRAMIELDGTPNKANLGANAILAVSLACARAAAAEAGLPLYRYLGGEDATVLPVPLMNILNGGAHAANNVDLQEFMIAPVGASTFPEALRMGVEVFHSLKRVLSQRGKSTAVGDEGGFAPDLGTNEEALELILEAIEKAGYRPGEDVVLALDAAASELFRDGGYVFHKSTGERRTSAEMVAFWREWVGRYPIVSIEDPLDENDWSGWQVLTREIGDRVQLVGDDLFVTNTEHLERGIREGVANAILIKVNQIGTLTETLDAIDLARRNGYRFIISHRSGETEDTFIADLAVATRSGQIKTGSASRTDRVAKYNQLLRIAEDLGDRAVYPGREVWTR, from the coding sequence ATGTCTGCGATTCGAGAGGTACGAGCCCGGGAGATCCTGGACTCGCGCGGCAATCCCACGGTCGAGGCGGATGTGGTGCTCGAGAGCGGCGCGGTCGGGCGGGCGGCCGTGCCGAGCGGTGCTTCGACCGGCGAGTTCGAAGCGCTGGAGCTGCGCGACGGCGATCGGAACCGGTACGGCGGCAAGGGCGTGCTCCAGGCGGTGGCCAACGTGAACACGCGCATTGCGCCGGCGGTGCGAGGGCTCGAGGCGAGCGACCAGCGCGCCGTGGACCGGGCGATGATCGAGCTGGACGGCACGCCCAACAAGGCCAACCTCGGCGCGAACGCGATCCTCGCCGTCTCCCTCGCCTGCGCTCGCGCCGCGGCGGCCGAGGCCGGTCTGCCGCTCTACCGCTACCTCGGCGGCGAGGACGCGACCGTCCTGCCCGTGCCGCTGATGAACATCCTGAACGGCGGCGCCCACGCGGCGAACAACGTGGACCTGCAGGAGTTCATGATCGCGCCGGTGGGGGCGAGCACGTTCCCGGAGGCGCTCCGCATGGGGGTCGAGGTCTTCCACAGCCTGAAGCGCGTGCTCTCGCAGCGCGGGAAGAGCACCGCCGTGGGAGACGAAGGTGGCTTCGCCCCCGACCTGGGGACCAACGAGGAAGCGCTGGAGCTGATCCTCGAGGCGATCGAGAAGGCGGGGTACCGCCCCGGCGAGGATGTGGTGCTCGCGCTGGATGCGGCGGCGAGCGAGCTGTTCCGCGATGGCGGATACGTGTTCCACAAGTCGACGGGTGAGCGCAGGACCTCGGCCGAGATGGTCGCGTTCTGGCGGGAGTGGGTCGGGCGCTATCCCATCGTGTCCATCGAGGATCCGCTGGACGAGAACGACTGGTCGGGCTGGCAGGTTCTCACGCGCGAGATCGGGGACCGGGTGCAGCTCGTCGGCGACGACCTGTTCGTGACGAACACGGAGCACCTGGAGCGCGGCATCCGCGAAGGCGTCGCGAACGCGATCCTGATCAAGGTGAACCAGATCGGTACGCTGACGGAAACGCTGGACGCGATCGACCTCGCCCGCCGCAACGGGTACCGCTTCATCATCTCGCACCGCTCTGGCGAGACGGAGGACACGTTCATCGCGGACCTGGCCGTAGCGACGCGCAGCGGTCAGATCAAGACGGGCAGCGCGAGCCGGACGGACCGCGTGGCGAAATACAACCAATTGCTGCGGATCGCAGAAGACCTCGGCGATCGCGCGGTCTACCCCGGCCGCGAGGTGTGGACGCGGTGA
- a CDS encoding 1-acyl-sn-glycerol-3-phosphate acyltransferase has product MIRTLWAALNLVVVTAVLAIIVMIAALLRVRNYALYDWAARTWAGRMLRVSGAELEVEGLENVRADEPQIFVANHVSWHDVFALAVAIPKRYRFVAKKELARIPLFGPAWKIAGHIAIDRSDRAAAIQSLNEAGRVLRQDNSSVVIFPEGTRSPDGRLLPFKKGAFMLALHTGVDIVPVAILGTRHILPKGAWRVRPGKIIVRFGEPVRVADYTEETRDALMDEVRRRIERMLEAPVPARRRAS; this is encoded by the coding sequence TTGATCCGGACGCTGTGGGCGGCTCTCAACCTCGTGGTCGTGACGGCGGTCCTCGCCATCATCGTCATGATCGCCGCCTTGCTGCGCGTGCGGAATTACGCCCTCTACGACTGGGCGGCCCGCACGTGGGCGGGGCGGATGCTGCGCGTGAGCGGCGCGGAGCTCGAGGTGGAGGGCCTGGAGAACGTGCGCGCGGACGAGCCACAGATCTTCGTGGCCAATCACGTCTCGTGGCATGACGTGTTCGCGCTCGCCGTCGCGATCCCCAAGCGCTACCGCTTCGTGGCCAAGAAGGAGCTCGCCCGGATCCCGTTGTTCGGCCCGGCATGGAAGATCGCCGGCCACATCGCCATCGACCGGAGCGACCGCGCCGCCGCGATCCAGTCCCTCAACGAGGCGGGGCGGGTCCTTCGCCAGGACAACAGCTCTGTGGTGATCTTCCCGGAGGGAACACGGTCGCCCGACGGGCGGCTCCTGCCCTTCAAGAAGGGCGCGTTCATGCTCGCACTGCACACGGGCGTGGACATCGTGCCCGTCGCCATCCTGGGTACGCGCCACATCCTCCCCAAGGGCGCCTGGCGCGTCCGGCCGGGCAAGATTATCGTTCGCTTCGGCGAGCCGGTCCGGGTGGCCGATTACACGGAGGAGACCCGGGACGCGTTGATGGACGAAGTGCGACGGCGCATCGAGCGCATGCTCGAAGCGCCGGTTCCGGCTCGCAGACGCGCATCTTGA
- the thiL gene encoding thiamine-phosphate kinase, translating into MSAPRTYPRHRCTTCFRWATTSGSPPPRERSDSVGATDGPPVTRRIERIRLGPGPEFDLIRQFLARDVDAAAQMDAAVRVGPGDDCAVVEGVALSTDLSIEGIHFQRAWLEPEEIGYRAAAAALSDLAAVAARPVGVLCSLACPGDDAAGLAPRVMVGLRSAAAAVGAALLGGDLARSPGPLLLDVVAVGRVGRPVLRSGARPGDALWVTGELGGAAAAVLAWQRGVVPTDAARRAFARPRPRIREALWLAERGLARALIDISDGLAGDAAHLAAASGVRVVLDATAVPVHPAAAAHGSRDDGLRLALVGGEDYELCFAAAVGAVEPVADEFRETFGVALSRVGFVEEGSGVWIRDADGRVAPLGVHGYQHFGEDGV; encoded by the coding sequence ATCTCCGCCCCACGGACATACCCGAGACACCGGTGTACGACGTGCTTCCGATGGGCGACGACGTCTGGCTCGCCACCCCCGCGGGAGCGCTCCGACTCCGTTGGCGCCACTGACGGCCCTCCCGTGACACGGCGAATCGAACGGATCCGGCTCGGTCCGGGGCCGGAGTTCGACCTGATCCGGCAGTTTCTCGCCCGCGATGTCGACGCAGCCGCGCAGATGGACGCCGCGGTTCGGGTCGGCCCCGGCGACGACTGCGCGGTGGTGGAGGGGGTCGCGCTCAGCACAGACCTCTCCATCGAGGGCATCCACTTCCAGCGCGCGTGGCTCGAGCCGGAAGAGATCGGCTACCGCGCCGCCGCCGCGGCGTTGAGCGACCTCGCCGCCGTCGCGGCGCGGCCCGTCGGGGTCCTCTGTTCCCTCGCGTGCCCCGGGGATGACGCGGCCGGGCTCGCGCCTCGGGTGATGGTCGGCCTCCGTTCGGCGGCCGCAGCCGTCGGCGCCGCCCTGCTCGGCGGCGATCTGGCCCGCTCACCGGGGCCGCTGCTCCTCGACGTGGTCGCCGTCGGCAGGGTGGGGCGACCCGTACTCCGCTCGGGCGCCCGGCCCGGCGATGCGCTCTGGGTGACGGGCGAGCTCGGGGGCGCCGCCGCTGCGGTGCTGGCCTGGCAGCGAGGTGTCGTGCCCACCGACGCCGCACGCCGGGCGTTCGCGCGGCCCCGGCCGCGGATCCGGGAGGCGCTGTGGCTCGCGGAGCGCGGTCTGGCGCGCGCGCTGATCGACATCTCGGATGGGCTCGCGGGCGACGCGGCGCACCTCGCCGCGGCAAGCGGCGTGCGTGTCGTGCTGGATGCGACGGCCGTCCCGGTGCACCCGGCCGCGGCCGCGCACGGATCGCGGGACGACGGGCTGCGACTCGCCCTGGTCGGAGGCGAGGATTACGAGCTGTGCTTCGCCGCCGCGGTAGGCGCGGTCGAGCCGGTGGCGGACGAGTTCCGTGAGACGTTCGGTGTTGCGCTCAGCCGCGTCGGCTTCGTGGAGGAGGGGAGCGGGGTGTGGATCCGCGATGCAGACGGTCGCGTGGCGCCGCTCGGCGTACACGGCTATCAGCACTTCGGGGAGGACGGGGTTTGA
- a CDS encoding bifunctional ADP-dependent NAD(P)H-hydrate dehydratase/NAD(P)H-hydrate epimerase: MSHLRPPAASGRDVWGVASVPLLTAAEAAAADRAARERQGVPERVLMENAGRSAALVIARLFPDGPVVAAVGGGNNGGDALVALRTLAAWGREVACVQAASRVPDAALLHHFPLEIRPAAEAAEVFARAAVVLDGILGTGSQGAPREPAAGVIRAMNGSGRPVVALDLPSGVDPTTGAVAEPAVVASVTVSFGWPKTGLLLQPARAHCGRLVVVEIGFPPYGPERPGAELITPGWAAARLRARPPDAHKATSGRLLVLAGRAGMAGAAAIAGRSAVRAGAGLVRLASVAANREILQTLVPEAVFVDRDDGPALREAAADCAAVLAGPGLGVGEDARRALEIALEATPGRPVLLDADALTLFAGSGGALAALARERPVVLTPHPGEMSRLTGAPVAEIRQDPLAAARALAASTGCVVLLKGAPSVVAAPDEPVLVNTVGSSDVAAAGMGDQLAGVIGALLAAGHDARTSAALGLFYSGRAADLAARGRSLSPLDVSDHLHRAFASPGARRPPLDLPFVTFDQPPRR, encoded by the coding sequence ATGTCTCACCTGCGACCTCCAGCGGCCAGTGGTCGGGACGTTTGGGGCGTAGCCTCGGTCCCTCTGCTCACGGCAGCGGAAGCGGCGGCCGCGGACCGAGCGGCGCGTGAGCGGCAGGGCGTTCCGGAACGCGTGCTCATGGAGAACGCGGGCCGGAGCGCGGCGCTGGTGATCGCCCGCTTGTTCCCGGATGGGCCGGTGGTGGCGGCGGTGGGCGGTGGCAACAACGGCGGGGACGCGCTCGTCGCGCTGCGCACGCTCGCGGCGTGGGGCCGCGAGGTCGCGTGCGTGCAGGCGGCGAGCCGGGTGCCGGACGCCGCTCTGCTCCACCACTTCCCGCTCGAGATCCGGCCGGCGGCGGAGGCGGCGGAGGTCTTCGCTCGCGCCGCCGTCGTGCTGGACGGCATCCTGGGCACGGGCAGTCAGGGCGCTCCGCGCGAGCCCGCGGCCGGGGTGATCCGGGCCATGAACGGGAGCGGCAGGCCCGTCGTTGCGCTGGACCTGCCGTCCGGCGTGGACCCGACGACGGGGGCCGTAGCCGAGCCGGCGGTCGTCGCGTCGGTGACGGTGTCGTTCGGCTGGCCCAAGACCGGCCTGTTGTTGCAGCCCGCACGGGCGCACTGCGGCCGTCTGGTGGTGGTGGAGATCGGGTTCCCGCCCTACGGCCCCGAGCGGCCCGGCGCGGAGCTGATCACGCCGGGCTGGGCGGCGGCGCGGCTGCGGGCGCGTCCGCCGGATGCGCACAAGGCAACGTCCGGCCGGCTGCTGGTGCTGGCGGGACGTGCGGGCATGGCGGGCGCGGCGGCGATCGCCGGGCGCAGCGCGGTCCGGGCCGGTGCCGGCCTGGTCCGGCTGGCCTCCGTCGCCGCGAACCGGGAGATCCTCCAGACGCTCGTCCCCGAAGCCGTGTTCGTCGACCGAGACGACGGCCCGGCGCTGCGCGAGGCGGCGGCGGATTGCGCTGCGGTCCTCGCGGGGCCGGGCCTGGGCGTGGGAGAGGACGCGCGCCGTGCGCTGGAAATCGCCTTGGAGGCCACACCGGGCCGGCCGGTGCTGCTCGACGCGGATGCACTCACGCTGTTCGCCGGGTCGGGCGGCGCGCTGGCCGCGCTCGCCCGGGAACGCCCTGTCGTGCTCACGCCGCATCCGGGCGAGATGAGCCGGCTCACCGGCGCGCCGGTGGCGGAGATCCGGCAGGACCCCCTCGCGGCGGCGCGGGCGCTGGCGGCGAGCACCGGCTGCGTCGTGTTGCTCAAGGGCGCGCCGTCCGTGGTCGCGGCGCCGGATGAGCCCGTGCTGGTGAACACGGTCGGCTCGTCCGACGTGGCCGCGGCAGGCATGGGAGACCAGCTCGCCGGTGTGATCGGCGCACTCCTCGCCGCCGGACACGACGCGCGGACGAGCGCCGCCCTGGGCCTGTTCTACAGCGGCCGGGCGGCGGACCTTGCGGCACGGGGCCGGTCCCTCTCGCCGCTGGACGTGAGCGATCACCTCCACCGTGCCTTTGCATCGCCCGGTGCCCGGCGCCCGCCGCTCGACCTGCCGTTCGTCACGTTCGACCAGCCGCCCCGCCGTTGA
- a CDS encoding glycoside hydrolase family 15 — MARSLVLGNGRYLVNFDHFYQIRDVFYPRIGLENHTEGHPFRFGVWVDGATYWVDDSWEREIGYEEGTLVGRTLLRNGWLGVELECRDAVDFEVDVFCRELRVRNLRDHSRLIRVFFHQDFYISGSEVGDTALYDPELAAILHYKRDRYFMIGAGQPPDFRMTRYATGKKRVNGAEGTWRDAEGDGILSCNPIAQGSVDSAIAVDLEVAGRGEEVLYYWIAAGERYGEMLQLDALIRAEGPATLIERTARYWRLWVEHHGVDYSGLPEPLVSLYRTSLLVMRTHVDEGGAIIASTDSDIAQFARDTYSYMWPRDGALIADAFSRAGYPSVAQRFFDFAGHLIKKEGYFLHKYNPDRTLASSWHPWVDARGQKVLPIQEDETGLVVWALWRHFERYRNVEEVQPLYRPFIVRAADFLAEYRDAATGLPLPSWDLWEERRGVLTFTCAAVWAGLDAAAKFAQAFGDVDLVARYRRAADEVRRGILEHLWDEESGRFLRMLIPPESGTAGAKAVRDDTPDSSLFGLHFLGLLPVDDPRLVSTLEAVIERLTVRTEVGGLARYRGDYYHAVTQDWERVPGNPWFIAQCWHAGWRIARAKDPAELEAALEPLEWVAERAIRSGLLPEQLDPFSGAPLSVTPLIWSHAAFVKAVRDYLERRQAFEACPSCGVVRSGRERALL; from the coding sequence ATGGCGCGATCGCTTGTACTGGGCAACGGCCGATACCTCGTCAACTTCGACCATTTCTACCAAATCCGGGACGTTTTCTACCCGCGCATCGGGCTGGAGAATCACACCGAGGGCCATCCCTTCCGGTTCGGGGTCTGGGTGGACGGGGCGACGTACTGGGTGGACGATTCCTGGGAACGGGAGATCGGCTACGAAGAGGGGACGCTCGTCGGCCGGACGCTGCTGCGGAACGGGTGGTTGGGCGTGGAGCTGGAGTGCAGGGACGCCGTGGACTTCGAGGTGGACGTGTTCTGTCGGGAGCTCCGCGTGCGGAACCTGCGGGACCACAGCCGTCTGATCCGCGTGTTCTTCCACCAGGACTTCTACATCTCGGGCAGCGAGGTTGGGGACACGGCTCTCTACGATCCGGAGCTCGCGGCGATCCTGCACTACAAGCGGGACCGCTACTTCATGATCGGGGCGGGGCAGCCGCCGGATTTCCGCATGACGCGGTACGCGACGGGGAAGAAGCGGGTCAACGGCGCGGAGGGCACGTGGCGGGATGCAGAGGGCGACGGCATCCTGAGCTGCAACCCGATCGCGCAGGGGTCCGTGGACTCCGCCATCGCGGTGGACCTCGAGGTGGCGGGGCGCGGCGAAGAGGTGCTGTACTACTGGATCGCGGCGGGCGAGCGCTACGGCGAGATGCTCCAGCTCGACGCGCTGATCCGCGCCGAGGGTCCGGCGACGCTGATCGAGCGGACCGCGCGCTACTGGCGGTTGTGGGTCGAGCACCACGGCGTGGACTACTCGGGTCTGCCGGAGCCGCTGGTCTCGCTGTACCGCACGAGCCTGCTGGTGATGCGGACCCACGTGGACGAGGGCGGGGCGATCATCGCGTCGACGGACTCCGACATTGCGCAGTTCGCGCGGGACACGTACAGCTACATGTGGCCGCGGGACGGGGCGCTGATCGCGGACGCGTTCAGCCGCGCGGGCTATCCGTCCGTCGCGCAGCGGTTCTTCGACTTCGCGGGACATCTGATCAAGAAGGAGGGGTACTTCCTCCACAAGTACAACCCGGACCGGACGCTCGCGTCGTCGTGGCATCCGTGGGTGGACGCCCGGGGACAGAAGGTCCTGCCGATCCAGGAGGACGAGACGGGGCTGGTGGTCTGGGCGTTGTGGCGGCACTTCGAGCGGTACCGCAACGTCGAGGAGGTGCAGCCGTTGTACCGCCCGTTCATCGTGCGCGCGGCGGATTTCCTGGCCGAGTACCGGGACGCGGCGACCGGGCTCCCGTTGCCGTCCTGGGATCTCTGGGAGGAACGGCGGGGCGTGCTGACGTTCACGTGCGCGGCAGTGTGGGCGGGGCTCGACGCGGCGGCGAAGTTCGCGCAGGCGTTTGGCGACGTGGACCTGGTCGCGCGTTACCGGCGCGCCGCGGACGAGGTCCGGCGCGGGATCCTGGAGCATCTGTGGGACGAGGAGAGCGGGCGGTTCTTGCGCATGCTGATCCCGCCCGAGTCGGGTACGGCGGGCGCGAAGGCGGTGCGCGATGACACGCCGGACAGCTCGCTCTTCGGCCTGCACTTCCTGGGGCTCTTGCCCGTGGACGATCCCCGCCTGGTGAGCACGCTGGAGGCGGTGATCGAGCGGTTGACGGTCCGGACGGAGGTCGGTGGTCTGGCCCGTTACCGCGGGGATTATTATCATGCGGTGACGCAGGATTGGGAGCGGGTTCCTGGCAACCCGTGGTTCATCGCGCAGTGTTGGCATGCCGGGTGGCGCATTGCGCGAGCGAAGGACCCGGCCGAGCTCGAAGCGGCGCTGGAGCCGCTCGAGTGGGTTGCGGAGCGGGCGATCCGGTCGGGGTTGCTCCCGGAGCAGTTGGATCCGTTCTCCGGGGCGCCTCTCTCGGTGACGCCGCTGATCTGGAGCCACGCCGCCTTCGTGAAGGCGGTGCGGGATTATCTCGAGCGGCGACAGGCGTTCGAGGCGTGTCCGAGTTGCGGCGTGGTTCGTTCGGGGCGTGAGCGAGCCCTGCTCTAA
- a CDS encoding serine hydroxymethyltransferase (catalyzes the reaction of glycine with 5,10-methylenetetrahydrofolate to form L-serine and tetrahydrofolate) codes for MCGLREVDPEVYQAIRGEAERQHRSLELIASENFVSPAVLEALGSVLTNKYAEGYPGRRYYGGCEWVDVVERLAIERACELFGAEHANVQPHSGAQANMAAYMAFMEPGDAFLGMSLSHGGHLTHGSPVNFSGRWFRALAYGVREEDGLIDYDLVREIALRERPKVIVAGASAYPRVIDFEAFGAIAREVGAVLIVDMAHIAGLVAGGVHPSPVPHADVVTSTAHKTLRGPRSGFILCKAEHAKAIDKQVFPGIQGGPLMHVIAAKAVAFKEALDPSFRAYAEQVVRNAQALADELLARGFELVTGGTDNHLLLVDLRHRDLTGKEAEEALGAAGITVNKNTVPGETRSPFVTSGIRIGTAALTTRGLKEDDFRRIGGWIAEVLAAPRDEEVRRRVAGQVAELCEAYPLYERWWREPAAQSV; via the coding sequence ATGTGCGGGCTACGCGAGGTCGATCCCGAGGTGTACCAGGCGATCCGCGGCGAGGCGGAGAGGCAGCACAGGTCGCTCGAGCTGATCGCGAGCGAGAACTTCGTCTCCCCGGCGGTGCTCGAGGCCCTGGGGTCCGTTCTCACGAACAAGTACGCGGAAGGTTACCCGGGCCGCCGCTACTACGGCGGTTGCGAGTGGGTGGATGTCGTGGAGCGGTTGGCCATCGAGCGGGCGTGCGAGCTGTTCGGCGCCGAGCACGCCAACGTGCAGCCGCATTCGGGTGCGCAAGCCAACATGGCTGCGTACATGGCGTTCATGGAGCCGGGGGACGCGTTCCTCGGCATGAGTCTCTCCCACGGCGGGCACCTGACCCACGGGTCGCCGGTGAACTTCAGCGGGCGCTGGTTCCGCGCGCTCGCGTACGGTGTGCGCGAGGAGGACGGGCTCATTGACTACGATCTCGTGCGCGAGATCGCGCTCCGGGAGCGGCCGAAGGTGATCGTCGCCGGCGCGTCCGCGTACCCGCGCGTGATCGACTTCGAGGCGTTCGGCGCCATCGCGCGCGAGGTGGGTGCGGTGCTCATTGTGGACATGGCGCACATCGCCGGGCTGGTCGCGGGAGGCGTGCATCCCAGTCCGGTCCCGCACGCGGACGTCGTCACGTCCACGGCGCACAAGACGCTGCGGGGGCCGCGGAGCGGCTTCATCCTGTGCAAGGCGGAGCACGCGAAGGCGATCGACAAGCAGGTCTTCCCGGGGATCCAGGGGGGGCCGCTCATGCACGTGATCGCGGCCAAGGCCGTGGCGTTCAAGGAGGCGCTGGACCCGTCGTTCCGTGCCTACGCGGAGCAGGTGGTGCGGAACGCGCAGGCGCTGGCGGACGAGCTGCTGGCGCGCGGCTTCGAGCTGGTCACCGGGGGCACGGACAACCACCTGTTGCTGGTGGACCTGCGGCATCGGGACCTGACCGGCAAGGAGGCGGAGGAGGCGCTGGGGGCCGCGGGCATCACCGTGAACAAGAACACGGTTCCGGGGGAGACGCGCTCGCCGTTCGTGACCTCGGGCATCCGCATCGGCACGGCGGCGCTCACCACGCGGGGATTGAAGGAAGACGACTTCCGCAGGATCGGCGGCTGGATCGCGGAGGTGCTCGCCGCGCCGCGGGATGAAGAGGTGAGGCGGCGTGTGGCGGGGCAGGTGGCGGAGCTGTGCGAGGCGTATCCGCTGTACGAGCGGTGGTGGCGGGAGCCCGCGGCGCAATCCGTGTGA